In Agromyces sp. G08B096, a genomic segment contains:
- a CDS encoding DUF4870 domain-containing protein yields MSDQTPPTPPTPPGPPTPPPPASPYQQSQPLSPADEKLWATLIHIGGALFNFLPALIGYLVLKDKGPFIRAHTATALNFQLTVLIAYIASYVLMLVFIGFILFPIVWVVNIVFSIIAAVKANQGQPYTYPLAIKFVS; encoded by the coding sequence ATGTCCGACCAAACGCCTCCCACGCCGCCGACCCCTCCGGGGCCGCCGACGCCTCCCCCGCCCGCCAGCCCGTACCAGCAGAGCCAGCCGCTCAGCCCGGCCGACGAGAAGCTCTGGGCGACGCTGATCCACATCGGCGGCGCGCTCTTCAACTTCCTGCCGGCGCTCATCGGCTACCTCGTCCTGAAGGACAAGGGCCCCTTCATCCGGGCGCACACCGCCACCGCGCTGAACTTCCAGCTGACCGTGCTCATCGCGTACATCGCGAGCTACGTGCTCATGCTGGTGTTCATCGGGTTCATCCTGTTCCCGATCGTCTGGGTCGTGAACATCGTGTTCTCGATCATCGCCGCGGTGAAGGCGAACCAGGGCCAGCCCTACACCTACCCGCTCGCGATCAAGTTCGTGAGCTGA
- a CDS encoding hemolysin family protein, with the protein MQPWLFLFAAFALVALGGLMAAVDSALGVLSRADVTDLALVSRARRSLLAIAEDPGPHVNAVNFVRILAETTAAVLVTLAFAMFIDNVWFVLLWSALIMTGVSFVLVGASPRSVGRANARTVLRWSAPVVRLFRVILGPVAGALVALGNRVTPGRIRFAGVSSEEQLLSMVDEAAELEVLEPEDRELIHSIFEFNDTVVREVMVARTDMITIDASAHLPQAMAVFLKAGYSRIPVVDRDADDVTGILYLRDLARLGFERPLDAEELTVGDLARPAVFVPDSMKADALLRQMQLESNHLAMVVDEYGGTAGLVTLEDLIEELVGDISDEYDREAAQVEPLDDGRYRVNARLPIDELGELFGLDLDDEDVDTAGGLLAKELGRLPQPGDRVAVSGLLLEAERTEGRRKRIATILAWPDQALIDARTAFEAGDAEGSRAHG; encoded by the coding sequence ATGCAACCCTGGCTCTTCCTCTTCGCCGCCTTCGCCCTCGTCGCGCTCGGCGGCCTGATGGCCGCCGTTGACTCCGCGCTCGGCGTGCTGTCTCGCGCCGATGTCACCGATCTCGCCCTCGTCTCCCGGGCGCGGCGCTCGCTCCTCGCGATCGCAGAAGACCCGGGCCCGCACGTCAACGCGGTCAACTTCGTGCGCATCCTCGCCGAGACGACCGCCGCGGTGCTCGTGACCCTCGCGTTCGCGATGTTCATCGACAACGTGTGGTTCGTGCTGCTCTGGTCGGCCCTCATCATGACCGGTGTCTCGTTCGTCCTCGTCGGCGCGAGCCCGAGGAGCGTGGGCCGGGCGAACGCCCGCACCGTGCTCCGCTGGTCGGCTCCGGTGGTGCGTCTGTTCCGCGTCATCCTCGGCCCGGTCGCCGGCGCGCTCGTCGCGCTCGGCAACCGCGTGACCCCCGGGCGGATCCGCTTCGCGGGCGTCTCGAGCGAGGAGCAGCTGCTCAGCATGGTCGACGAGGCCGCCGAGCTCGAGGTGCTCGAGCCCGAGGACCGCGAGCTCATCCACTCGATCTTCGAGTTCAACGACACGGTCGTACGCGAGGTCATGGTCGCCCGCACCGACATGATCACGATCGACGCGAGCGCGCACCTGCCGCAGGCGATGGCCGTCTTCCTGAAGGCCGGGTACTCGCGCATCCCGGTGGTCGACCGCGACGCGGACGACGTGACGGGGATCCTCTACCTTCGCGACCTCGCCCGGCTGGGCTTCGAGCGGCCGCTCGACGCCGAGGAGCTGACCGTCGGCGACCTCGCGCGGCCCGCGGTCTTCGTACCCGATTCCATGAAGGCCGACGCGCTGCTGCGCCAGATGCAGCTGGAGTCGAACCACCTGGCCATGGTCGTCGACGAGTACGGCGGCACCGCCGGCCTCGTGACCCTCGAGGACCTCATCGAGGAGCTCGTCGGCGACATCTCCGACGAGTACGACCGGGAGGCGGCGCAGGTCGAGCCGCTCGACGACGGTCGCTACCGGGTCAACGCCCGCCTGCCCATCGACGAGCTCGGCGAGCTCTTCGGGCTCGACCTCGACGATGAGGACGTCGACACGGCGGGCGGCCTGCTCGCGAAGGAGCTCGGCCGGCTGCCGCAGCCGGGCGATCGCGTCGCCGTGTCCGGCCTGCTGCTCGAGGCCGAGCGGACCGAAGGCCGCCGGAAGCGCATCGCCACCATCCTCGCCTGGCCCGACCAGGCGCTCATCGACGCGCGCACCGCCTTCGAGGCCGGCGACGCGGAAGGGAGCCGTGCACATGGCTGA
- the ybeY gene encoding rRNA maturation RNase YbeY has translation MSIEITNESNVDVDEAALQRLAVYALDAMHVHRDAELAILLVDEGAMEQLHVQWMDEPGPTDVLSFPMDELRPGTEDQPAPAGLLGDVVLCPQVAESQAKQAGHTLLDELQLLTAHGILHLLGFDHAEPDEEKEMFSIQRDILVGFAMQERRR, from the coding sequence ATGAGCATCGAGATCACCAACGAGTCGAACGTCGACGTCGACGAGGCGGCCCTGCAGCGGCTCGCCGTGTACGCGCTCGACGCGATGCACGTGCATCGCGACGCCGAGCTGGCCATCCTGCTCGTCGACGAGGGCGCGATGGAGCAGCTGCACGTGCAGTGGATGGACGAGCCGGGGCCGACCGACGTGCTGAGCTTCCCCATGGACGAGCTTCGGCCCGGCACCGAAGACCAGCCCGCGCCGGCGGGCCTCCTCGGCGACGTCGTGCTCTGCCCGCAGGTCGCGGAGTCGCAGGCGAAGCAGGCCGGCCACACGCTCCTCGACGAGCTGCAGCTGCTCACCGCGCACGGCATCCTCCACCTGTTGGGGTTCGACCACGCCGAACCCGACGAGGAGAAGGAGATGTTCTCGATCCAGCGCGACATCCTCGTCGGGTTCGCGATGCAGGAGCGCCGTCGCTGA
- the dnaJ gene encoding molecular chaperone DnaJ → MADHYEVLGVSRDATPDEIKKAYRRLARELHPDVNPGAEASERFKEVTHAYDVLSDPRQREQYDLGGGQGGFGGQGFGGFGDIFETFFGAGQQTRGPRSRRERGQDALIRVEVGLDEVIFGTHRDLEVDTAVVCETCHGSCCQPGTSPITCDICHGTGSIQRSVRSLLGNVMTSSPCGTCRGYGTVIATPCATCQGQGRVRARRTVPVDIPAGVDTGVRLQMPGSGEAGPAGGPNGDLYLEIKVRTHDVFSRNGDDLLATLEVAMTDAILGTTATIPALDGDVEVELKAGTQSGEILTVKDRGVTKLRGSGRGDLRIGVQVVTPTKLSGKERALVEQLAAARKPHKPELSHFQQGLFAKLRDRFLG, encoded by the coding sequence GTGGCCGACCACTACGAGGTCCTCGGCGTCTCGCGCGACGCCACCCCCGATGAGATCAAGAAGGCGTACCGCCGTCTCGCCCGCGAGCTGCACCCCGACGTGAACCCCGGGGCGGAGGCATCCGAGCGCTTCAAAGAGGTCACGCACGCGTACGATGTGCTCTCAGACCCGCGCCAGCGCGAGCAGTACGACCTCGGCGGCGGCCAGGGCGGCTTCGGCGGCCAGGGCTTCGGCGGCTTCGGCGACATCTTCGAGACGTTCTTCGGCGCCGGCCAGCAGACCCGCGGGCCCCGGTCGCGCCGCGAGCGCGGCCAGGACGCCCTGATCCGGGTCGAGGTCGGCCTCGACGAGGTCATCTTCGGCACGCACCGCGACCTCGAGGTCGACACGGCCGTGGTCTGCGAGACGTGCCACGGCTCGTGCTGCCAGCCCGGTACCTCGCCCATCACGTGCGACATCTGCCACGGCACGGGCTCGATCCAGCGCTCGGTGCGCTCGCTCCTCGGCAACGTGATGACCTCGAGCCCGTGCGGCACGTGCCGCGGCTACGGCACGGTCATCGCGACGCCCTGCGCCACCTGCCAGGGGCAGGGTCGGGTGCGGGCGCGCCGCACGGTGCCCGTCGACATCCCCGCCGGCGTCGACACCGGCGTGCGCCTGCAGATGCCGGGCTCGGGCGAGGCCGGCCCCGCGGGAGGCCCGAACGGCGACCTCTACCTCGAGATCAAGGTGCGCACGCACGACGTCTTCAGTCGCAACGGCGACGACCTGCTGGCGACCCTCGAGGTCGCGATGACCGACGCGATCCTCGGCACCACCGCCACGATCCCGGCGCTCGACGGCGACGTGGAGGTCGAGCTGAAGGCCGGCACCCAGTCGGGCGAGATTCTCACCGTCAAGGACCGCGGCGTCACCAAGCTCCGCGGCTCCGGGCGCGGCGACCTCAGGATCGGCGTGCAGGTGGTCACGCCCACGAAGCTCTCGGGCAAGGAGCGGGCGCTCGTCGAGCAGCTCGCCGCGGCCAGGAAGCCGCACAAGCCCGAGCTCAGCCACTTCCAGCAGGGCCTGTTCGCGAAGCTCCGCGACCGGTTCCTCGGGTGA
- a CDS encoding DUF4870 domain-containing protein — translation MTDPDASNPGANVPPTPPSAPAPQPAHPAEPLTPAQDKQWAMFAHLGGVLIILGGLSGWAGLLAVLPALIIFLALGKRGALTRQESKEALNFQITVVAALLVWTILSAIILGIVFAAALGLGSFAAFAGLSFVFGLVAWAIVVADVVFSIIAAVRVNAGGSYRYPFAIRLVK, via the coding sequence ATGACCGACCCCGACGCGTCGAACCCCGGCGCGAACGTCCCCCCGACGCCGCCCTCGGCGCCGGCCCCGCAGCCGGCGCACCCCGCGGAGCCGCTGACCCCCGCCCAGGACAAGCAGTGGGCGATGTTCGCCCACCTCGGCGGCGTGCTCATCATCCTCGGCGGGCTGAGCGGCTGGGCCGGTCTCCTCGCCGTCCTGCCGGCGCTCATCATCTTCCTCGCGCTCGGCAAGCGCGGTGCGCTCACCCGGCAGGAGTCGAAGGAGGCGCTGAACTTCCAGATCACGGTGGTGGCCGCGCTCCTCGTCTGGACCATCCTGTCCGCGATCATCCTCGGCATCGTGTTCGCCGCCGCGCTCGGCCTCGGCTCGTTCGCGGCGTTCGCCGGCCTGAGCTTCGTGTTCGGGCTCGTGGCCTGGGCGATCGTCGTCGCCGACGTGGTCTTCTCGATCATCGCCGCGGTCCGCGTGAACGCCGGCGGCAGCTACCGGTACCCCTTCGCCATCCGCCTCGTCAAGTAG
- a CDS encoding HIT domain-containing protein, with protein sequence MSETREPTVFERIAAGEIPARIVAETDRVIAFHDIAPQAPVHVVVTPRAGDYRDVVELAAGDPALLAELVDVARGVAADLADGEFRLVFNTGASAGQTVFHVHAHVLAGGLEEGTLAGG encoded by the coding sequence ATGAGCGAGACCCGCGAACCGACCGTCTTCGAGCGCATCGCGGCGGGTGAGATCCCCGCGCGGATCGTCGCGGAGACCGACCGGGTGATCGCCTTCCACGACATCGCACCGCAGGCGCCCGTGCATGTGGTCGTCACGCCGAGGGCGGGCGACTACCGCGATGTGGTGGAGTTGGCGGCCGGCGACCCGGCGCTGCTCGCCGAACTCGTCGACGTCGCGCGCGGCGTCGCCGCCGACCTCGCGGACGGCGAGTTCCGCCTGGTGTTCAACACCGGCGCGAGCGCCGGGCAGACCGTCTTCCACGTGCACGCGCACGTGCTCGCCGGCGGCCTCGAGGAAGGCACCCTCGCCGGTGGGTGA
- a CDS encoding 16S rRNA (uracil(1498)-N(3))-methyltransferase, which yields MSSLYLAESAELAGLGPGDRFELTGDEARHAVTVARVRVGERLAIGDGRGTIVRGAVAATGPRELVVEVGEVVVEERPDRSLTLVQALAKGDRDELAVQAATELGVDRIVPWAAARSVSRWDGPKAEKGRQRWASIVREATKQSIRAWQPVVEPVTPTSGLAQRLQGTRVLVLEPSAPVALTDLVFDGRDLALVVGPEGGIAPDELQRLGAAGAEAVRLGASVLRTSTAGPAAIAVISAAIGRW from the coding sequence ATGAGCAGCCTCTACCTCGCCGAGTCCGCCGAGCTCGCGGGGCTCGGCCCCGGCGACCGGTTCGAGCTGACCGGTGACGAGGCCAGGCACGCGGTGACGGTCGCCCGCGTCCGGGTGGGCGAGCGGCTCGCGATCGGCGATGGGCGGGGCACGATCGTGCGCGGAGCGGTCGCCGCGACCGGCCCGCGTGAGCTCGTGGTCGAGGTCGGCGAAGTGGTGGTCGAGGAACGCCCCGACCGCTCGCTGACGTTGGTGCAGGCCCTCGCCAAGGGAGACCGGGACGAGCTCGCGGTGCAGGCCGCGACGGAGCTCGGCGTCGATCGCATCGTGCCGTGGGCGGCAGCGAGGTCGGTCTCCCGGTGGGACGGCCCGAAGGCCGAGAAGGGCCGCCAGCGCTGGGCGAGCATCGTGCGGGAGGCCACCAAGCAGTCGATCCGCGCGTGGCAGCCGGTCGTCGAGCCGGTTACCCCCACGTCCGGCCTCGCACAGCGCCTGCAGGGCACCCGGGTGCTCGTGCTCGAGCCGTCGGCGCCCGTCGCCCTCACCGACCTCGTGTTCGACGGACGCGACCTCGCGCTCGTCGTCGGGCCCGAGGGCGGAATCGCTCCCGACGAGCTGCAGCGTCTCGGAGCCGCGGGCGCCGAGGCCGTCAGGCTGGGGGCATCCGTGCTGCGCACCTCGACGGCGGGGCCGGCGGCGATCGCCGTGATCTCGGCCGCGATCGGGCGGTGGTGA
- the hrcA gene encoding heat-inducible transcriptional repressor HrcA: MVSERGLAVLRAIVQDYVASREPVGSKSIVERHSFGVSAATIRNDMALLEEEELIAAPHTSSGRIPTDKGYRVFVDQLTDVRPLTPAQRHAIETFLGEAGDLDELLSRTVRLIAQLTNQLAIVQVPSFASSRVRHVELVHLSPTRVMCILITDSGQVEQRLVDLGDEVDEETLASLRVRLNEVADGLTMADASAALSGEIAGADPRHAAVLHMLAATLADQARAQRGDRLVVAGAANLVRTEQDFSGSILGVIEAIEEQVVLLRLFGEMAADPHGVAVRIGRENAPFGLAEASVVSSAFSVAGRDVSRLGIVGPTRMDYTASMAAVRAVARYLSRTLGEH; this comes from the coding sequence ATGGTCTCGGAACGCGGACTCGCGGTGCTGCGTGCGATCGTGCAGGACTATGTCGCCTCCCGCGAGCCCGTCGGCTCGAAGTCGATCGTCGAGCGCCACTCCTTCGGGGTGTCCGCCGCGACGATCCGCAACGACATGGCCCTCCTCGAAGAGGAGGAGCTCATCGCCGCGCCGCACACCTCCTCGGGGCGCATCCCGACCGACAAGGGATACCGCGTCTTCGTCGACCAGCTGACCGACGTCCGGCCCCTGACCCCGGCGCAACGGCACGCGATCGAGACCTTCCTCGGCGAGGCCGGCGACCTCGACGAGCTCCTCTCGCGCACGGTAAGGCTCATCGCCCAGCTCACCAACCAGCTCGCCATCGTGCAGGTGCCGAGCTTCGCGAGCTCCCGCGTCCGCCACGTCGAACTCGTGCACCTCTCGCCGACGCGCGTGATGTGCATCCTGATCACCGACTCGGGTCAGGTCGAGCAGCGGCTCGTCGACCTCGGCGACGAGGTCGACGAGGAGACGCTCGCCTCGCTCCGCGTGCGCCTCAACGAGGTCGCCGACGGGCTGACGATGGCGGATGCCTCAGCCGCGCTCTCCGGCGAGATCGCGGGCGCCGACCCGCGTCACGCCGCCGTGCTCCACATGCTCGCGGCGACCCTCGCCGACCAGGCGCGAGCGCAGCGCGGCGACCGGCTCGTCGTCGCCGGCGCCGCGAACCTCGTCCGCACCGAGCAGGACTTCTCGGGCTCCATCCTGGGCGTCATCGAGGCCATCGAGGAGCAGGTCGTGCTCCTGCGCCTGTTCGGCGAGATGGCCGCCGACCCGCACGGCGTGGCCGTGCGCATCGGGCGCGAGAACGCGCCGTTCGGGCTCGCGGAGGCCTCCGTCGTCTCGAGTGCGTTCTCGGTCGCCGGCCGGGACGTCTCCCGGCTCGGCATCGTCGGCCCCACCCGCATGGATTACACCGCCAGCATGGCCGCGGTCCGGGCGGTCGCCCGGTACCTCTCGCGCACGCTCGGCGAGCACTGA
- a CDS encoding PhoH family protein, which yields MVRLLGPQDRLLASIQREYPDVTVHVRGNEIAIRGDGEQRLRVRRLIEELLELVRQGQDPTPTEVRSSARMLDADPGSRPSELLGQVIVASRGKSIRPKTEGQRQYVDAIDEHTIVFGIGPAGTGKTYLAMAKAVQALQRKEVSRIILTRPAVEAGERLGFLPGTLTDKIDPYLRPLYDALNEMMDPELVPKLLASGTVEVAPLAYMRGRTLNDSFVVLDEAQNTTPEQMKMFLTRLGFGSKMVVTGDITQVDLPGGASGLRLVTRILDGIDDIHFARLTSDDVVRHTLVGRIVDAYTEYDQRQQAQRFERDQAREFANRAERRGRAPRDHQPPRAKK from the coding sequence ATGGTCCGCCTGCTCGGCCCGCAGGATCGCCTCCTCGCGAGCATCCAGCGCGAGTACCCCGATGTGACCGTCCACGTGCGGGGCAACGAGATCGCGATCCGCGGCGACGGGGAGCAGCGTCTCCGGGTCCGCCGCCTCATCGAAGAGCTCCTCGAGCTCGTCCGCCAGGGGCAGGACCCCACTCCCACCGAAGTCAGGAGCTCAGCGAGAATGCTCGACGCCGATCCGGGCTCCCGCCCGTCCGAGCTGCTCGGACAGGTCATCGTCGCAAGCCGCGGCAAGTCCATCCGCCCGAAGACGGAGGGCCAGCGGCAGTACGTCGACGCGATCGACGAGCACACCATCGTGTTCGGCATTGGTCCCGCCGGCACCGGCAAGACCTACCTCGCGATGGCCAAGGCCGTGCAGGCGTTGCAGCGCAAGGAGGTCAGCCGGATCATCCTGACCCGTCCGGCCGTCGAGGCGGGGGAGCGGCTCGGCTTCCTGCCCGGCACGCTGACCGACAAGATCGACCCCTACCTGCGACCGCTCTACGACGCGCTCAACGAGATGATGGACCCCGAGCTCGTGCCGAAGCTGCTCGCCTCGGGCACGGTCGAGGTCGCTCCGCTCGCGTACATGCGAGGCCGCACGCTGAACGACTCGTTCGTCGTGCTCGATGAGGCGCAGAACACCACACCGGAGCAGATGAAGATGTTCCTCACCCGCCTCGGATTCGGCTCGAAGATGGTCGTGACGGGCGACATCACGCAGGTCGACCTCCCGGGCGGGGCTTCGGGTCTCCGGCTCGTCACCCGCATCCTCGACGGTATCGACGACATCCACTTCGCCAGGCTGACGAGCGACGACGTGGTGCGGCACACCCTCGTGGGCCGCATCGTCGACGCCTACACCGAGTACGACCAGCGGCAGCAGGCGCAGCGGTTCGAGCGCGACCAGGCGCGCGAGTTCGCGAACCGCGCCGAGCGCCGCGGACGGGCGCCGCGCGACCACCAGCCGCCGCGCGCCAAGAAGTGA
- the hemW gene encoding radical SAM family heme chaperone HemW — MAGALPLGDPAPADGLLPPTAAEQAVERAFGVYVHVPFCRVRCGYCDFNTYTANELRGVRQSDYAAQAASEIRFAREVLEASGVPGREASTVFFGGGTPTLLPADDLIAMLRAVRTEFGLADGAEVTTEANPDSVGRDDLARLADAGFTRVSFGMQSAVPHVLATLDRTHDPARVPLVVRWAREAGLDVSLDLIYGTPGESLDDWRRSVDAVIDERPDHVSAYALIVEDGTKLARQIRRGEVAEPSDDLEADMYELADDLLAAAGYEWYEVSNWAAGAGHRSRHNLGYWRGDDWWGVGPGAHSHVGGVRWWNAKHPAAYAERLAAGVSPAVGRETLDAETRATERVLLSSRIRDGLDLRTLPAAGRQAVAGLIADGLADARTALAGKLVLTRRGRLLADAVVRRLLEGSELSSRT; from the coding sequence GTGGCCGGAGCCCTCCCGCTCGGCGACCCGGCACCCGCCGACGGTCTCCTTCCGCCGACCGCGGCCGAGCAGGCTGTCGAGCGCGCGTTCGGCGTGTACGTGCACGTGCCCTTCTGCCGGGTGCGCTGCGGGTACTGCGACTTCAACACCTACACGGCGAACGAACTGCGGGGCGTGCGCCAGTCGGACTACGCGGCGCAGGCCGCGTCGGAGATCCGCTTCGCACGTGAGGTGCTCGAGGCCTCGGGCGTGCCGGGGCGCGAGGCATCCACCGTCTTCTTCGGCGGCGGCACGCCGACGCTCCTGCCCGCCGACGATCTGATCGCGATGCTGCGCGCGGTCCGCACCGAGTTCGGACTCGCAGACGGCGCCGAGGTGACGACCGAGGCGAACCCCGATTCGGTGGGCCGCGACGACCTCGCACGACTCGCCGACGCGGGGTTCACGCGCGTCTCCTTCGGCATGCAGTCGGCAGTGCCGCACGTGCTCGCGACGCTCGACCGCACCCACGATCCGGCGCGCGTGCCGCTCGTGGTGCGCTGGGCCCGCGAGGCGGGCCTCGACGTGAGTCTCGACCTGATCTACGGTACGCCGGGGGAGTCGCTCGACGATTGGCGCCGGAGCGTGGACGCGGTGATTGACGAGCGACCCGACCATGTGAGCGCGTACGCCCTCATCGTGGAAGACGGTACGAAGCTCGCCCGGCAGATCCGGCGCGGCGAGGTGGCCGAGCCGTCCGACGACCTCGAGGCCGACATGTACGAGCTCGCCGACGACCTGCTCGCAGCGGCCGGCTACGAGTGGTACGAAGTCAGCAACTGGGCGGCCGGCGCCGGGCATCGCTCGCGTCACAACCTCGGCTACTGGCGAGGCGACGACTGGTGGGGCGTCGGGCCCGGTGCGCACAGCCACGTCGGCGGGGTGCGGTGGTGGAACGCGAAGCATCCGGCGGCGTACGCCGAGCGCCTCGCTGCCGGCGTGTCTCCGGCCGTGGGGCGGGAGACGCTCGATGCCGAGACCCGGGCGACGGAGCGCGTGCTGCTCAGCTCGCGCATCCGGGACGGGCTCGACCTCCGGACCCTGCCCGCCGCGGGTCGGCAGGCGGTGGCTGGGCTCATCGCCGACGGCCTCGCAGACGCGAGAACCGCCCTCGCCGGGAAGCTGGTGCTCACCCGGCGAGGGCGGTTGCTGGCCGACGCCGTCGTGCGGCGTCTGCTGGAGGGTTCGGAGCTCAGCTCACGAACTTGA